A single genomic interval of Vicia villosa cultivar HV-30 ecotype Madison, WI unplaced genomic scaffold, Vvil1.0 ctg.001897F_1_1_1, whole genome shotgun sequence harbors:
- the LOC131637035 gene encoding G-type lectin S-receptor-like serine/threonine-protein kinase At2g19130 has product MKKRPCFMLCLLIICFFLHTYPSLSALTTISSNQSLSGDQTLVSKDGNFELGFFNSGNSSNYYIGMWYKKISLRTYVWVANRDDPVSDKSASKLAISDGNLVVLDQSKNLVWSTNLSSTSSDSVSAVLLDTGNLILSNRPNASASDALWQSFDFPSDTWLPGGKIKLDKITKKPQYLTSWKNSEDPATGLFSLELDPNGTNSYLILWNKTQQYWTSGSWNGQIFSLVPEMRSNYIYNFTFENNANESYFTYSLYSNSIISRFVMDVSGQIKQFTWLESSQQWNLFWSQPRGQCQVYAFCGAFGSCNEISKPSCNCLNGYQPKSQSDWDLGDYSSGCVKTNKFQCEVSSNPSSGAKDRFLTKSNLALPEKAQPVAKAGLSEECESTCLSNCSCTAYAYNSSGCFIWRGELLNLQQLSQDDSNGQTLFLKLAASEFPDSKSNKGTTIGIVGGAVGGIVILLVLVLILVIRRRKRLSGARTSVEGSLIAFAYRDLQNATKNFSEKLGGGGFGSVFKGTLPDSSVIAVKKLESISQGEKQFRTEVSTIGTVQHVNLVRLRGFCSEGDKRLLVYDYMPNGSLDSHLFQNSKVLDWKIRFQIALGIARGLTYLHEKCRDCIIHCDVKPENILIDSEFCPKVADFGLAKLVGRDFSRVLTTMRGTRGYLAPEWISGVAITAKADVYSYGMMLFELVSGRRNSDPSVDGQIRFFPTLAANTVHQGGNVISLLDSRLEGDADVEEITRIIKIAAWCVQDDETHRPSMGQVVQILEGVLDVALPPIPRSLQAFVDDHENIVFFTDSSSTHNSQVKSNVSTPSSQAKSNISSTSTSS; this is encoded by the coding sequence ATGAAGAAAAGACCATGCTTCATGCTTTGTCTCCTCATCATCTGCTTCTTTTTGCACACCTACCCTTCACTTTCTGCTTTGACCACCATCTCATCAAATCAATCTCTTTCTGGTGATCAAACTCTTGTCTCCAAAGATGGCAATTTTGAATTGGGTTTCTTCAATAGTGGTAATTCCTCTAACTATTACATAGGCATGTGgtacaaaaaaatatctttaagGACATATGTTTGGGTAGCAAATAGAGATGACCCAGTTTCTGATAAAAGTGCTTCCAAGTTAGCTATTTCTGATGGTAATTTAGTTGTCTTGGATCAGTCTAAAAATCTAGTTTGGTCAACAAATTTGAGTTCTACTAGTTCAGATTCTGTATCTGCTGTCCTTTTAGATACTGGTAATCTTATATTAAGTAATAGGCCTAATGCATCAGCATCGGATGCTCTTTGGCAGAGTTTTGATTTTCCATCAGATACATGGCTTCCTGGTGGCAAAATTAAACTCGATAAGATAACTAAGAAGCCTCAATATCTTACTTCATGGAAAAACAGTGAAGATCCAGCAACTGGTTTGTTCTCTCTTGAACTAGACCCTAATGGAACCAATTCATACTTGATTCTTTGGAATAAAACTCAACAGTATTGGACAAGTGGTTCTTGGAATGGACAGATATTCAGTTTGGTTCCTGAGATGAGGTCAAACTACATCTACAATTTCACCTTTGAGAATAATGCTAACGAAAGCTACTTTACATACTCTTTGTACAGCAATTCAATTATATCTCGATTCGTGATGGATGTGTCCGGGCAGATCAAGCAATTTACTTGGCTGGAAAGTAGTCAGCAATGGAATTTATTTTGGTCACAACCAAGAGGACAGTGTCAGGTTTATGCTTTCTGTGGTGCATTTGGTAGCTGCAATGAGATCTCAAAGCCATCCTGCAACTGTTTGAATGGTTATCAACCAAAGTCACAATCTGATTGGGATCTTGGTGATTACTCAAGCGGGTGTGTGAAAACAAACAAATTTCAATGCGAGGTATCTTCTAATCCTTCTAGTGGTGCCAAAGATAGGTTCTTAACCAAATCAAATTTGGCTTTGCCTGAAAAGGCACAGCCTGTTGCGAAAGCTGGTTTGAGCGAGGAATGTGAGTCAACATGTTTGAGCAACTGTTCCTGCACCGCATATGCTTATAACAGTAGTGGTTGTTTCATTTGGAGGGGAGAACTCTTGAATCTGCAACAGCTTTCTCAAGATGACAGTAATGGACAGACATTGTTTCTCAAACTTGCAGcatctgagtttcctgattcaaAAAGCAATAAAGGAACAACCATTGGTATTGTTGGAGGTGCTGTTGGTGGTATAGTGATTCTCCTTGTTCTTGTTCTAATTCTTGTGATTAGGCGAAGAAAGAGACTATCTGGAGCAAGAACTTCTGTGGAGGGCTCGTTGATAGCATTTGCATACAGAGATTTGCAAAATGCAACAAAGAATTTCTCAGAGAAACTCGGAGGGGGAGGTTTTGGTTCTGTTTTCAAAGGAACGTTACCTGACTCCAGTGTTATAGCAGTGAAGAAGCTTGAAAGCATTAGCCAAGGCGAGAAACAGTTCCGAACAGAAGTGAGTACTATTGGGACTGTTCAACATGTCAACCTTGTCAGGCTCCGTGGTTTCTGTTCTGAAGGCGACAAAAGGCTTCTGGTTTATGATTACATGCCAAATGGGTCTCTGGACTCACATCTATTTCAGAACTCCAAGGTGTTGGATTGGAAAATAAGATTCCAAATTGCTCTTGGAATAGCTAGAGGATTGACATATCTTCATGAAAAGTGTAGAGACTGTATCATTCACTGCGACGTGAAGCCCGAAAACATTCTCATAGATTCTGAATTTTGTCCAAAGGTAGCAGACTTCGGCCTTGCAAAGCTTGTTGGAAGGGACTTCAGCAGGGTCCTAACTACCATGAGAGGAACAAGAGGTTATTTAGCTCCGGAATGGATTTCAGGGGTGGCTATTACCGCTAAAGCCGATGTTTACAGCTACGGAATGATGCTTTTTGAGCTTGTGTCAGGTAGAAGGAACTCGGATCCTTCTGTAGACGGTCAAATTAGATTCTTTCCTACATTGGCTGCAAACACAGTACACCAAGGAGGGAATGTGATTAGCCTATTGGACTCTAGATTGGAGGGGGATGCCGATGTTGAGGAGATCACTCGAATCATAAAGATTGCTGCGTGGTGTGTTCAAGATGATGAAACTCATAGGCCATCCATGGGTCAAGTAGTTCAAATACTTGAAGGGGTGTTGGATGTTGCTTTGCCTCCAATTCCTAGATCCCTTCAAGCTTTTGTTGATGACCATGAAAACATTGTTTTCTTCACTGATTCAAGCTCCACTCATAACTCACAGGTTAAGAGCAATGTTTCAACACCCTCCTCTCAAGCTAAAAGCAACATCTCATCTACTAGCACTAGTTCTTGA